In one window of Streptomyces sp. NBC_01224 DNA:
- a CDS encoding organic hydroperoxide resistance protein, translated as MAIQDITVAYTAVATAENGRDGRVSSDDGNLDVIVNPPKAMGGSGAGTNPEQLFAAGYSACFQGALGVVARQEKADISGSTVTAAVGIGKTAEGGFGLEVAITATIPNVDTATAQSLIEKAHQVCPYSNATRGNIKVELSVA; from the coding sequence ATGGCCATTCAGGACATCACTGTTGCCTACACCGCCGTCGCCACCGCCGAGAACGGCCGTGACGGCCGCGTCTCGTCCGACGACGGCAACCTCGACGTCATCGTCAACCCGCCCAAGGCCATGGGCGGAAGCGGCGCGGGCACCAACCCGGAGCAGCTCTTCGCGGCCGGCTACAGCGCCTGCTTCCAGGGAGCACTCGGCGTCGTGGCCCGTCAGGAGAAGGCCGACATCTCCGGCTCCACGGTGACCGCCGCGGTCGGCATCGGCAAGACCGCCGAGGGCGGCTTCGGTCTGGAGGTCGCGATCACCGCCACCATCCCGAACGTCGACACCGCAACCGCGCAGTCGCTCATCGAGAAGGCCCACCAGGTGTGCCCGTACTCGAACGCCACGCGCGGCAATATCAAGGTCGAGCTGTCGGTCGCCTGA
- a CDS encoding EI24 domain-containing protein yields the protein MRDLGVGFGYLIKGQRWVGGHGRWFGFGLLPGLITLVLYAAALVGLGYGADNLVTWATPFADDWSSPWLGLLRNTLTVLVFALGLFLAVITFTAVTLLVGQPFYESLSEQVDRTEGGEVPESGLPLWRELWISARDSVRILVRVGLYAVLLFALGFIPVVGQTVVPVIGFCVTGYFLAEELTAVALQRRGMVLKDRLVLLRGRRMLTLGFGVPLGIAFLVPFVAVFLMPGAVAGATLLARDLVAPDEDGDDDAAPAPYSLDKG from the coding sequence ATGCGTGATCTAGGGGTGGGCTTCGGCTACTTGATAAAGGGACAACGATGGGTCGGCGGACACGGACGCTGGTTCGGCTTCGGGCTGCTGCCCGGACTCATCACCCTCGTCCTGTATGCGGCGGCGCTCGTCGGCCTCGGCTACGGCGCCGACAACCTGGTGACCTGGGCGACCCCCTTCGCCGACGACTGGTCATCGCCCTGGCTCGGCCTGCTCCGTAACACCCTGACCGTGCTGGTCTTCGCCCTCGGTCTCTTCCTCGCCGTGATCACGTTCACCGCCGTGACGCTGCTGGTCGGCCAGCCCTTCTACGAGTCGCTCTCCGAGCAGGTCGACCGTACGGAAGGCGGCGAGGTTCCCGAGTCCGGGCTGCCGCTCTGGCGGGAGCTGTGGATATCCGCCCGCGACAGCGTCCGCATCCTGGTGCGGGTGGGGCTGTACGCGGTGCTGCTCTTCGCCCTCGGATTCATTCCGGTCGTCGGCCAGACCGTCGTCCCCGTGATCGGTTTCTGCGTCACCGGCTACTTCCTTGCCGAGGAGCTCACCGCCGTCGCACTCCAGCGCCGCGGCATGGTCCTGAAGGACCGGCTCGTCCTGCTGCGCGGGCGCCGCATGCTGACCCTCGGATTCGGCGTACCGCTGGGAATAGCCTTCCTCGTTCCGTTCGTCGCCGTGTTCCTGATGCCCGGCGCCGTCGCCGGAGCCACCCTGCTGGCGCGGGACCTGGTGGCGCCCGACGAGGACGGGGACGATGACGCGGCCCCCGCCCCCTACAGCCTCGACAAGGGCTGA
- a CDS encoding LysE family transporter — protein sequence MTEIIAVAVITVLAVISPGADFAMVVRNSCLYGRTTGLLAAVGVAAGVLVHVTYTMLGVGLLIASSTALFTAIKLVGAAYLVYIGVRTFLARSDLGIDLDSKPQLTRLGALRTGFLTNALNPKTTLFVVSTFTQVVGPTTGLWQQAGYGLFMSVAHLGWFGLVALFFSNSRLRTAMLRWQKVLNRGIGSVLVGLGVTLGLGGH from the coding sequence ATGACCGAGATCATCGCGGTCGCCGTCATCACCGTTCTCGCCGTCATCAGTCCGGGCGCGGACTTCGCGATGGTCGTCCGCAACAGCTGTCTCTACGGCCGTACGACCGGGCTGCTGGCCGCCGTCGGAGTCGCCGCGGGCGTGCTCGTCCATGTCACGTACACGATGCTCGGCGTCGGGCTGCTGATCGCCTCCTCGACCGCCCTGTTCACCGCGATCAAACTGGTCGGCGCGGCCTATCTCGTCTACATCGGGGTGCGGACCTTCCTCGCCCGCAGCGATCTCGGCATCGACCTGGACTCGAAGCCGCAGCTGACCCGGCTCGGGGCCCTGCGCACCGGCTTCCTCACCAATGCGCTCAACCCCAAGACCACGCTCTTCGTCGTGTCGACCTTCACCCAGGTCGTCGGGCCCACGACCGGCCTGTGGCAGCAGGCCGGCTACGGGTTGTTCATGTCCGTCGCCCATCTCGGCTGGTTCGGCCTGGTCGCGCTGTTCTTCTCGAACTCGCGGCTGCGCACCGCGATGCTGAGGTGGCAGAAGGTTCTCAACAGGGGCATCGGATCGGTGCTCGTCGGACTGGGCGTCACCCTGGGCCTAGGAGGGCACTGA
- a CDS encoding flavin monoamine oxidase family protein, protein MTSKPAGPSSGLPSRRTMIAGAAAGAAALATTAVGSASAAAPGALGAPAASGTALAPAAAPGSDWDACLTIARAILVRDEQDQPLVPHYRDILLSKGLPRSRKAPKKVLVVGAGPAGLTAAHLLRSAGHTVTVIEANGNRVGGRIKTFRKGGHENAKAPFADPKQYAEAGAMRIPDSHPLVTGLMDSFDLKRRRFYLVDVDTEGRPVNHTWIHVNGIRMRKADYAQKPQAINRSFGVPAEFENKTAATIVREAFAPVRKEFEGKEGRELVEGWARVIQRYGHWSMFRFLTEAAKLDERTIDLIGTVENLTSRLHLAFVHSFIGASLISPDTAFFELPDGTATLADAMYKRVKDIVRLDRRATRISYGADRVRVETVSEGRDGKPLVRETFTGDRAIITVPFSGLRHIPVAPALSYGKRRAITEIHYDAATKVLLEFSLRWWEFEEKDWKTQLDKVRPGLYEAYRLGRAPADGSLLGAHPSVPPGHLPPNQRVHYAAYRATARNQPEAAHVIGGGSVTDNPNRFMFQPSHPVEGSSGGVVLASYSWADDALKWDSLDDDERYPHALGGVQDVYGQRIEVFYTGVGATQSWMRDPYAYGEASVLLPGQHTELFADVRSVEGPLHFAGCHTSIKPAWIEGALESAVRSALEVHSS, encoded by the coding sequence GTACCGCGCTCGCGCCCGCGGCCGCCCCCGGCTCGGACTGGGACGCCTGCCTGACCATCGCCCGCGCCATCCTCGTACGCGACGAACAGGACCAGCCGCTGGTCCCCCACTACCGCGACATCCTGCTGTCCAAGGGCCTGCCGCGCAGCCGCAAGGCCCCCAAGAAGGTGCTGGTCGTCGGCGCGGGCCCGGCCGGGCTCACCGCCGCCCATCTGCTCCGCAGCGCAGGGCACACCGTCACCGTGATCGAGGCCAACGGCAACCGCGTCGGCGGCCGGATCAAAACCTTCCGCAAGGGCGGCCACGAGAACGCGAAGGCGCCGTTCGCCGACCCGAAGCAGTACGCCGAGGCCGGCGCCATGCGGATCCCCGACAGCCATCCGCTCGTCACCGGGCTCATGGACAGCTTCGACCTGAAGCGCCGCCGCTTCTACCTGGTCGATGTCGACACCGAGGGCCGGCCGGTCAACCACACCTGGATCCACGTCAACGGCATCCGGATGCGCAAGGCCGACTACGCACAGAAGCCGCAGGCGATCAACCGCTCGTTCGGGGTCCCCGCGGAGTTCGAGAACAAGACCGCCGCGACGATCGTGCGGGAGGCCTTCGCCCCCGTGCGCAAGGAGTTCGAGGGCAAGGAGGGCCGCGAGCTCGTCGAGGGCTGGGCGCGGGTCATCCAGCGGTACGGGCACTGGTCGATGTTCCGCTTCCTGACCGAGGCGGCCAAGCTCGACGAGCGCACCATCGATCTCATCGGCACGGTCGAGAACCTCACCTCCCGGCTCCATCTCGCCTTTGTGCACAGCTTCATCGGGGCCTCCCTGATCAGCCCGGACACCGCGTTCTTCGAGCTGCCGGACGGCACGGCCACCCTTGCCGACGCGATGTACAAGCGGGTCAAGGACATCGTGCGGCTGGACCGCCGGGCCACCAGGATCAGCTACGGCGCGGACCGCGTCCGGGTCGAGACGGTCTCCGAGGGCCGGGACGGCAAGCCGCTCGTGCGCGAGACGTTCACCGGCGACCGGGCGATCATCACCGTGCCGTTCTCCGGGCTGCGCCACATCCCCGTCGCTCCCGCGCTCTCGTACGGGAAGCGGCGCGCGATCACCGAGATCCATTACGACGCGGCGACCAAGGTGCTGCTCGAATTCAGCCTCCGCTGGTGGGAGTTCGAGGAGAAGGACTGGAAGACCCAGCTGGACAAGGTCCGGCCCGGTCTGTACGAGGCCTACCGGCTGGGCAGGGCGCCGGCCGACGGTTCACTGCTGGGCGCCCACCCCTCCGTACCGCCCGGTCATCTCCCGCCCAACCAGCGCGTGCACTACGCGGCGTACCGGGCCACCGCCCGCAACCAGCCCGAGGCGGCGCATGTCATCGGCGGCGGATCGGTCACCGACAACCCCAACCGCTTCATGTTCCAGCCGTCCCACCCGGTCGAGGGGAGCTCGGGCGGCGTCGTCCTCGCCTCGTACAGCTGGGCCGACGACGCGCTGAAGTGGGACTCGCTGGACGACGACGAGCGCTATCCGCACGCCCTGGGCGGGGTGCAGGACGTGTACGGGCAGCGCATCGAGGTCTTCTACACCGGCGTCGGCGCCACCCAGTCGTGGATGCGTGATCCGTACGCGTACGGCGAGGCCTCGGTGCTGCTGCCGGGCCAGCACACCGAGTTGTTCGCCGATGTGCGCTCGGTCGAGGGGCCGCTGCACTTCGCCGGCTGCCACACCTCGATCAAGCCGGCCTGGATCGAGGGGGCCCTGGAGTCGGCGGTCAGGTCCGCGCTGGAGGTGCACAGCAGCTGA